CAGTTCCGCCCATCATAGGCTGAATAACTTCTGCAACAGGTTCTGTGAGTGCTTCTGGTTCAGCAGGTAGCCCTCCCATTTCAGAGACGGTAGGAGGGAGAGTCCCAACTTGATCCAGAAGGCCACGGATCGATGCGGGTAGCCCTTGGTCGATGAGCTGGAGGGGTTTGCGTCGATACTGTTTCATCTTGACTGTCCTCTACTTGCTACTCAAAACCAGCGGTCCTACAGATTGCGGCTAATCATATAGTGAATCAATTTGGGGATAAACGCTTTCTCTTCAGAGTCGGGGGCATCGCCATAGGCCACTGAGAATTCTGCTAAGGCTGCTTCGGCAAACTGATGGGCGACTGCGATCGCATAGGCAATACTGCCATAATCCTGCATTCGTTGAATCACCCAGCTCACCTCATCTTCAGACCGTTCATCTCGAGGCTTGTCCATAAAGAATTGCAACATATTTCGCTCCGAAGGGGTGCCCTGTTTAAATAGGTGCACTAACATCAACGTTCGCTTCCCCTCCCAAATATCGCCACCAATTTCTTTGCCATACCGTTGAGAATCCCCCACCAAATTAAGCACATCATCCTGAATCTGAAAGGCAGCCCCCATAAAGTATCCAAATTTATTGAACCGATCGAGGTCTAGGGTGTCCTTGGAGGCAATCAAGCCGCCAATCCGGCAGGGATGCATAAAGCTATACCAACAGGTTTTGTTCAAAATCATCTGCAGGTAGTCGGTCTCAGTGACATCACAGCGATTGTCCCGTACCCAGCCCAGTTCTGAAGCTTGCCCCTCCAGGGATTTCAACATCAAATGCTCAAATTCTTCATAGATCCGTTGGGTCAGTTGATGGCCCAGCAAGGGGATATTCTCCCGTACCAATCTCAGGCTTAAGGCATTCATGGCATCGCCAATATTAACGGCGATGGGCACCCCCTGCTCAGCCTGCATGGTGGGCATCCGATGACGACATTCACTGTTATCTTCCACATCATCATGAACTAGGAAAGCATTGTGAATCATTTCTAAGGCAACGGCTGATTTGAGAGACTGTTCTTCAGTTCCCCCAAAGGCCTGACAGGTCGCCATACACAAGGCGGGTCGCAATCCCTTACCCATATGAGAGAGATGTCTTTTTAACGGCTCATACAGATAGCGTTGGGGTTCTCCCGTCGGAATCACAGCCAACAAAGCGGCCAAAGTCACGTCTCGGTAATGACCGAGATGGACCTGAAGGGTCTCTAGATCCTGAGGGGCAAGGGCAGCTAGGGGCACAAGGCACCTCTTAACGGGTAGGGAATGAGACTATTCATCACTCAGGAATGATGCGGACTTTTCCAGAGCGCGGCTGAGCAGGAGAGGGTTGGGGGTGTTCTGATAATGTTTGGAGAGTAGCTAAGTTAGGGATTGTTTCAGGCATAGTTTGGGACTCGGCCATCCGCACCACAATATCTAACACCGACTTTTGCACCACTTCCATCAGCTCTTGCCGCAATTCAACGTTGTCAAATCCTTGAGTGCCGACTGCATAAAGGGGGTTACCTAATTTTTCTAGGGGCTGATCAATGGTGACTCCTAACAACTGTTCTAGAATGCGGCCTCCTTGGTGGGCCAGTCTGAGAACCGATAACCCCCATCGCACCAAACTGTCATCCCAGGGTAAGCCCTGATGAAATCGAATGCGATCGATCACTCGCCAAGGTTCAAAAATTTCTTGCTCATGCAGTTTCCAAGTCTTGCACGGGGGAACATCTGCTTTTGCAGCAGCAATAATGCCATTGACAGCCCGACGGGCCGCTTCATTGGCTCCTTCCATCGTCGCTAGATCCGTATAGGTGCGGACGTAATCAGAAGCGAGAAACAGATTGGGAATATCCGTCACGGCATCAGGGCGCTTCGACCAAGTATTAATTAAATTGACTAGGAGTGGTTCTTCATTCGTGTCTCCTTCCCCTTCTACGAGATAAATGGCGGGATCCAAAAACCAATGGTCTAAAAATTCGTCTTTGAGAATTTCTTGACCGTGGATATTGATACTCTTTTTGAGTTGTGCCCAGACCTCATTTTTGACTTCTTCCCGGGTACATTCCTTGGCAGTTTTACCGTTGAGACCTGGTTCATCCCACTCGGAGATATCAACAGAGATGATGCCTTTAATTCGGCCATCCGCATACTGATTAAAATCAACCCCAGGCCAGAACTGTCGTTGGGAAATGGACGTGAGCGCCCAGGGAGAATCCACATAAATCGCATGACCATGGGACAGGGGCACATCCTCTGTTAAATACAGTTGGATGCCATTCATCCAGGACACCCCGCCTTCACTGAGCTGATGGAGCTTGCCTAATTCTGGATCCGCCGTTTTAATACTGTCGGTAACCAGCTCCGCCATGCGTTCGATCGGGACTGCAGCAATGTAATAGTCCCCTTGGGCCTGAAAGGTTTGTCCCTCTGTTTCAATCGTGACCCCCTGAATCAGGCCATTTACACAGTCAATGGCTAAGACCTTGGCCTCCAGATGATATTGCACCCCTTGTTGAATTAAGTAGGCCAGCCAAGGATTGATCCAGGCATCGTTGGTGGGTGCATTGAGCACGCGATCGCTACTCGGTCCCGGCTCTACTAAATCAAACAGGAGCTGGACAAAAATATCACCAATCGTTTTGGTACTCGCCAGGTGGGCTTTTGCTGCGACCAAGGAGCGAGTAATGCCATGACCAAAAATTTTCTGATAGGCCGGGGAACGATGGTCTGCTTCTACAAACTCCCACCAGTCTTCTTTCTCATACTCCGCTAAGCGCCGTTCTTCACAGGAGGTAATGATTTGCCAGACCTTGGTGCCGAAAAACGCAATTTCTTCGGGAGAAACTCCAAAGTCAGGTCCAAAGATGGTTGGAAACTCATTGAGAATTTCCTGGACATCTGAAAAGGTGCGAGGAGAGCGGGATGGAAACACAATGGGACGCTGACCATAGCGAGCCATTTCGACCCGCGTAGTATCGACCAAATTATCGGCAACGGTTTTGTCTTTCCCGTAAGGAATCCGCGCCATTGTATCGACAATATGCTTGTAGAAGCGGGGGAAAAATCGGAAGCCATGTTCCCCAGGTAGTGGCTTCCGAGGGCCATTGGGTCCCATGCCCCCTGTATTGGGCACAGGAATACTGCGGGCCTTACCCCCCGGAATCTTCTTGGCTTCGTATACTTCTACGGCAAACCCTCGTTCAATCAGCTCATGGGCGGCACTCAGTCCGGCAACGCCGCCACCAAGGATCACAACCTTCTTTTGCATGATGTTTCCTGTCTAGCTATGAGGGAGGATGGGGATCAAAATTTGGGCTTAGGACAAAGAAAAGGCACTCACGGCACCTTCTTCCTTCACTCTCAGCACAAATTTCTCATAGACTCGGAACAGATATCTCGCCTCGTTATTGACATTTAAAAATTGCACGGTGGGGGAAGTGGCCACGACTAAATCAATGGGATCACCCGCTAAAGAAACGACCACAACTTGATAATCTTGTAATGTACTGGAACGTAAGAGCTGTGTACCTAACAAAGGCTCAATGCGATCTTTGGGTAGCACAAGAGAGTCATTTGGGGTATTTGCCTCAACAAACGCACCTTGACCTAGGATGCAAGCAAACGGACCCAGATGCCCACTTGACTCAAGGTTTGCGATCGCACCCGCAATATTAATAACAAGCCGCTCACCCGTAGAACCCGAAATTGGATCATATGACGATCTATCCACAAGCCCATCTGCTTGTTGACCGCCCTTCACTCTACACAAAATGGGGCTTCTAGCAACCTTCAATTGTTGATTGGTTGGGTCAGCCTGAGGTAGGCCATTAAAAATGATTGCATCTTCTGAACGTGCTAATAAATTAGCTGCTCGCCGAAATACAGAAATTGCACCGATTAAATTCTCTTCAGCTAGCTGACGCTGTTTCAGCTCAATGTAAACAGACAACGTCCAAAGCCTTAGCGTATCAATATCGTCAACTTTAATAGGATCTAGTACTAGATCCTCGGATATGGGATCTTCTTCAGGTTCAACTTCAATTAGTGTTTGGCTGCGAACCACAGTGGCACTTTGTTCAAGGGGACCGCAACAAGCTAGAAATGATCCCGCAACACTAACCTTACTCACCTCATCAGCAACAAGCTGTTGTATCTGATTCCACTGCTCAGAAGTCCAGTCAATTTGAGAGCTCATAGGGGCTGAATATCCTATATATCGAAAGATAAGCTAACTGCTTGCACAACACAGTTATTAGTAGAAAACCCAGTGCAGAAAATCAGATCATATAAACAAAATGGAATTGCCAAAAGTTTACAACAAACTAGAGGGCATACAAATCATAAATTACGAGTAAATCTGACATTTGCACTTCCCCAATTCCGATGCACTGGAGTCGATTTAGCCATTTATACTTTGGATGCTCAGTTAAGAATCGAGGGGTTACTCTCAGTGGAGGGGCATTGAGCCATTGTTGCTTAAGGAAATTTTGATATCCCTTTTGTCCTAATTCAAAAACCCCTGAATATCTTGTTTGAATCAGGGCTCCATCAACCGTTTGAAGTGTGGCATAAGCCCCTACAATACCGATTCCATCATGACGAATAGTCATATGGTCTCCCCCTTGTGGACCAAAAATGGCATTTAACTTTGGACCATTCACCTGTCCTGCCTTGATGGACCAGTTGACCTTCAAGCCCTCCGGAGTTTCTCCAATAATTTCAGGAGGCTCTTGTAACTGAACTTGCACAGTAGCAAGATAATTTAAATTACATGGGAATCGATGAAACTGCGATGACTTACTGGTTGGAGTTTTTGATGTGGATTGAGGAGTAGTTAATGACGATGGCAAATCATTGATAACAAAGGAGGAAGGAAATTGCTGCGTGTTGCAAACATTGGGTACTTGCCGTCCTGCACAAGATAGGGTTACCAAATACTCTACTTTTTGGGGTTCCAATAATGACAGGAAATGAACTGAGAAGTATTGCTTTGCAGCGACATAATCAGAGTGGCGAAGTACACCAGCAGTGGATTGAACCAGTCTATTTTTATTTGAACGATAATAGACGGTAACCTTATTTGCCGGATGTAGTGGATAAACCCCAACTGTAATAGAGATGCCTTGCCTAGTTGCTATAAAGCTCTCAGATGCTGGAGCATCCTCCGTTCCATACCAAAGCTTTAACCCATCCTGGCAAACTTCCATGAGAACCTATCATCCCTCTAAAGAGACAGAGCTTTCTAATTCATCTAGAAAAATACGGACTTGACTAAGGTCAGGCGTACCCAAGCTTTCCGTAAACCGATTATAAATTTCGGAGGTACATTCCCGAGCTGCGTTCACGCTACCCTGGGAAAGCCAAAAACGACCTAGGCCAAGAACAGCTCTAAGTTCCAACATGATCGAATTTTGTTTACGGGCAAGGGATGTGGCTTTTTTAAAGCAGTCTTTCACGATGCTGACATCAGAAGCCTTGAGTATGGGTTGAGTTTGACTGAATTGTTGCCATAAAAACTCAGCTTTCAAACGATATAACTCAGGCTCCATATGATGCTCATTCCGAGTTGTCGCCTCTTGAATTCCTGCTTCTAATGCTTGAAAGGCTTCCTCAAAACGCTCAGACAACCAATAAACCTCCGCCAACATCCCCATAACTTGTGGAAAAATAACTGAAGTTCCAGTGTTCTTAAATAACTCCAACCCTTCGATCATTTCCTGCAGACCATCTTGAGTTTTCCCTTGCCAAGCAATTGACCATCCATGAAAGAGCATCGCCACAGGAATCCACAATAGAAACCCTTCTGTGCGGGAGATATCCAGTAATTCTGCTGATTTTTCTTCAACTAAGGGCAAGTTACGAGTCAGATGATACTGATGCAAGCTAGCACCTAAGGCATAAGCTTTATTGGGAAGGTGGTTCAGGTTTTGGGCAAGTTCCATAGCAGTTTCTACCTGTTTGGGCAACTCATCTGGATAGCCCAACATCCAAAGGCTGCCTGCCAGAAACATGTGTATACATACTGCGGAAGAAAGCTGGGTTTCAAATACTAAATGTTGCTCTGCTTCAAACTCAAATCTGGTTAACCCTTCATTAGCGACCTCTCTGGCATCAACATATTCACCCCGATAAAACTGGGTATAGCCCACTGCATGGCAAGCCATCTCATGCATGATCGGTTGATCAGCGAGTTGAGCTCTCTGCCATACTTCTCCTCCAGCCTCAAGGGCTTCATCCATTTGGCCACGGAGAAAGTAATTCGTCCACAGTCCCCATAAAGCCTTAGATTGACTTTGCTGGTCTTCAGTTTTTAGGCTGAGTACCTTTGCGCGAAGACAGGTTTGTTCAACTTCTACAGACGCCCAACCTTTAATCGCCATAAAGGCGGGAGCAAGGCAAAGCTGTATCTTCAGTTCCAATCCATCTCGTTCGTTGTTATCAGAAAGACCGTCAAGTAATTCAAGCCCTCGTATCAGATGTGCGATCGCTTCCGAATTCGCGGCTTGCTCTAAATCTCGTTGTCCAGCCTGTAACCAATATTGGATGGCAATATGCAGAAGCCCCGCTTCCGTGAAGTGATAGGCCAACAGCTCTGGGCGAATTGTTCCTTGATCATCCCTGCGTCGCTCCAGGGTATAGGCAATGCGCTGATGGTAAGCTTGCCGACGTATTTTCACTAAAGATTGGTAAGCCGCATCCTGGATCAGTGCATGTTTAAATTGATACTTAGCAAAAGGGGGAGACCCTTCTTGATAGAGGAGTCCCGATTCAACCAGTTGATTCAGACCATTGCGTAGAGTGGCTTGATTCCACTGAGACACCTCTTCTAACAATTCATAGTCAAATTCACGTCCTAAGGTCGAGCCGAGTTGAGCCACTTCCTTCACAACAGACAGACGATCCAGGCGCTCAATCAAAGAGTCATGCAACGTTGTCGGAATTGCCAGCGCGACATTGTCATCACTAGAACGGTTTAAGGCAGGGCTTTCATTAACATCTGCTTCTAGAACCGTTTTCGTCAATTCCTCCACAAATAGGGGAATGCCATCTGTTTTCTGCACAATTTGTTGGACAAGGGACTGGGGCAGGGATTTCTCCTGAGCCGTTTGCTCAACCATCACCTGAATTTCTTCCCGTCCTAGGCTATCGAGCTTCAAAGAGTGAAGGTGAGGATAAGTATGCCAAGACGACGTAAATTCAGGACGACAGGTTAATAAAATGAGTAAGCGATGATCTCGAATATGATCCAAAAAATAAGTAATGGCATCGAGGGTCGAAGCATCCATCCAATGGAGATCTTCAATCACCAGTAAGACAGGCTGTTGCTTCGCTAACGCCAAACAAACTGCTGTCATTGCCTCAATTGTTTGTTGTTTTTGCCGCTCAGGGGTCAAGTTTAACGGCGGATACTGTTCTTCAAAGGGAACGGCCAGTAAACTTGCAAATAAAGGGGCATATTCTCCTTGAGGCAAGGAACATTGCCCCATGAATTGTTCAATTTTTTCTAATTTCTCAGCAGATGTATCATCCTGAGAAAAGTTAAATGTAGCTTGCTTTAAAAATTCAGTAATGGGGTAGAAGGCACTATTACGATAGTACGGTGAACCTTGAATCTCAGTGAGCCATACGTCTTGGTTTTGAGCAACATTTTTTTTGATCTCCCAAACTAACCTAGACTTTCCCATCCCTGCTTCTCCTTGCAGCAGAACCGCACGGGTATGACCAGCAATAGATTCTTGCCACCGTTCAGACAACAGTGCTGTTTCAGCAACTCGATTAACAAAAGGAGTTAACCCCGACTTTTCAGCAACAGCAAACCTGCTTTTGGCTTTACTTTCCTTAAGAACCTGAAAAATCACGATGGGATCTGAAATCCCTTTCAGTTTTTGTTGTTCCAATTGCTGGCATTCAAAAAACCCTTTCACTAGACGTTGGGTTGCAGCACTAATGATGACTGTATTGGGTTGGGCCAGGGACTGTAAGCGAGCCGCTATGTTGGGTGTTGCCCCCACAATGGCCATGGGATCAGGTGCATTCTTCACCCCCATTTCGCCAATCACAACCAATCCAGTGTGAATTCCAATACGGACCGAAAGACGCTCTCCCCACTTTTTCATGATTTTGGGATTGAGTCTTTGCAGGGATTCTAATATCCGTAGACCACTGCTAACGGCTCTCCTGGCATCATCTTCATGGGCCCGAGGGTAGCCAAAATAGATTAGGACCCCATCGCCTAAGTACCGGGCGATGTATCCTTCAGCATTCGAAATTGCCTTAGCACAGAGTTCCTGATAGGCCAAAAAAACATCCCGGAGATCTTCAGGATCAAGTCTTTCTGCTAAAGGCGACGACTCTACCAAATCGCAAAACATCACGGTTAATTGCCGTCGTTCTGTTTCCCGACTCCACCCATCCTCAGATGGAGTATTTATATTTGTTTTCAGCTTGTGAGTATGATTTTTATGTAAGGAAATTTGATGAGCTTCTAGAGTCTGAGCGACCAGTACTTCTTGATTGCGATCAACTGCAATTTTTAGAACATCGATAATCTCATATTTTATGTCTTCTAAATATTGCTCATCAATGCCAAATTGTCGCTTAATCGCTCTGTAAGAAACTTGACCTCGACGATGCAAAATCTCAATTATTTGTTCTAGAATCTCTTCAAAACTCATTTCAAGTCGCGGCTCTCTTGCTGAGAGAAAGTATTTAAGCTCAAAAAGTTACAATATTTCTCCAAATTTGAGGTCAGTGTCTAGTCAAAGAGATTGAGATTTTAGCCGTAGTTAGATCGCCCTATAATCCCAGCATAACGCACCCACGACACAAAGAGCATAGAAGCTATGCAGGGAGGACAATAGAGTGAGATTTAGGCAAAGACGATTGCAGGGGGTTTCTCAATAACCGATACCTTGCTTAAAGGTCTTAAGGTTCTTAATATTAGACAGTCTATTAACTTAGATGAATTAGCTGGTATTCATGCCGTAGAAACCACATGCTGGGTCACTATATTCTAATATCATCAACCTCTTGCGAATACCCAGATCAATATAACCATTTGTAACAGCTGACCTTTGATATTCATCTCTTCAACCCTTTCTATCAAACCTAGAATAGAAAGACTTCAAAGTGTAGCCCTAGTGCCGTAACTCTCTTCACCAAAAAACAGGGTAACTTTCGGGCTGAAGACGAGCGGTCACAGTAGAAAGCTGAAATCAACATTCTCTGAAGAAGCGCTTGGACTATATTGAGGTTCTCTGGGAGATTGATAGCAATCCCCTTAAGATATAGAGAGTTTCAGAATCAGGTAGAGTACTTCTGGTCCTAATCGTCTAACAAAATCCTTCTACAGGCTCATAGAGAGGATATCTAGTCTATAAGATAGATTTTGCCCCCTTATCAAGGAACAACAAAAGTTCAACCCACCGTTTAATCATTCAAAGGAAACTGACAGAGTAATTATGGCCAGAAATGGGATTGGTATCAATACAGCCCAAGATCGCTCAGAACGGATTGTTGGCCAAATTCATGTTTATGACGGAGCTGGCAAAGGCAAATCACAAGCAGCATTAGGCGTTGTACTGCGTTCAATTGGCTTAGGTATTGCGTCTGCATTTCCGACCCGTGTTCTGCTACTACGGTTTTTAAAAGGTCCTGGCCGCCCCTATGCCGAAGATGCTGCCATTGAAGCTCTGCAGCGTGCCTTTCCCCACTTAATTGATCAGGTGCGAACGGGAAGAGCTGAGTTCTTTGGGGCGGACGATATCACCAAGTTTGACCGCCAAGAAGCCCAACGAGGATGGGACATTGCCAAAGGTGCAATCGCATCAGGGCTCTACTCCGTTGTTGTTCTGGATGAACTCAACCCAGTCTTGGATTTGGGCCTCTTAGACATAAATGACGTGGTCCAATCTCTGCGCAAAAAGCCGGACCATTTGGAGGTTATCTCCACCGGTAGAGGGACGCCCCAAGGCCTGCTCAATATTGCCGATCTCCACTCCGAGATGAAGCCCCATTCCCATGAAGGCACCCGCCAAGGGATTGAAGGGATTGAAATTTATACCGGCTCAGGTAAAGGTAAATCCACCAGTGCTCTAGGCAAGGCCCTTCAGGCGATTGGGCGTGGCATTAGCCAGGATCAATCTCATCGTGTCCTGATTATGCAGTGGCTCAAAGGTGGCCTCGGATATACGGAAGATGCTGCCATTTCCGCCATGCAGCAAAGTTATCCCAATCTAGTGGATCATCAGCGTTGTGGCCGAGATGCCATTGTTTGGCGAGGTCAACAACAAGAGATTGATTATGTAGAAGCAGAGCGGGGTTGGGAAATTGCCCGAGCTGCGATCGCATCGGGTCTCTACAAAACCATCATCTTAGATGAACTCAATCCCACGGTTGATTTGGAACTTCTGCCAGAAGAACCAATCATGCAGGCTTTTTTACGCAAACCTCGTGATACAGAAATCATCATCACAGGGCGCTGTCAGAACCCTCCTGCCTATTTTGAATTGGCGAGTACCCATTCAGAGATGGTTTGTCATAAACACTATGCAGAAAAAGGAGTTGATCTCAAACGCGGTGTAGACTTTTAACGAATCTGTTGCAGTTTGCTCATAGATGCCCAGACCCTACGTTTGACATTTATGATGGGGGCAGATTCTTATTCCTAAACTGAAGAATTGACTGCTGCAATCTGCAAAGAAATCCCAACCTTTTATCCATGAGTCTGCCGTTATCCGCAATGAACTTAGAGAAGCACAACCAACGGATGCAGTTGTTAGCAGATGTTACCTACAAGATTAGGCAATCCCTGGATCTACATGAAATTCTGCAAACCACCGTCACTGAAGTGCGGCAACTGCTAGATGCGGATCGGGTTGTCATGTTTCAGATCCATCCCGATGGGGCGGGAACCGTGGTGCAAGAAGCAGTATTACCGGGTTGGTCGAAATCGATTAACCAAAATATTGTGGATACCTGTTTTGGCACGAACTTTATTGAGTCTTATCGTAATGGCCGCGTTTCCGTCATCAACAATATAGAAGAAGCCCCCATTACCCCTTGCCATGCTGATCTACTGCGGCAATTTGAAGTTAAGGCCAATCTTGTTATCCCGATCATTAGCCAAGGGCAGCTTTGGGGGCTACTGATTGCCCATCAATGCTCGGCCCCTCGAGTCTGGCAAGACTTTGAAGTGGACTTGCTTAAGCAACTAGCGGATCAAGCGGGCATCGCTCTAGCCCAAGCCAAACTGTTGGCCGATCTGAACCAAGCTCATCAACAGCTCAGGTTTCATGTGGAAAATTCTCCCCTTGCTGTGATTGAGTGGGATCATGCCTGTCGGATTCAACGGTGGTCGGCCCAGGCAGAACGCATTTTTGGTTGGTCGGCAGAAGAGGTCACGGGGCGGGGGCCTGATCACTGGTTTATTCATACGGACGATCTCCATCTTTTTCGAGAGCATGTTTTAAACCTGACAGGACATCCCTTCCCGAACTACTCGAATCCAGACATGGAACGGCTGACCCGAAATTATACAAAAACAGGCGACCTGATTGATTGTGAGTGGTACAGCTCCGCTCTGTTTGATGGAGAGGGAAACTTGGTGTCTATCCTGTCCATGGCCCAAGACGTCAGTGCTCGCCAGCAAGCAGAAGTGGCATTACAACAACTCAATCGGGAGTTGGAAATGCGAGTTGAGCAACGAACAGCAGCCTTGCAAGAAAGTGAACAGCGATTCCGGTCTTTGTTTGAAGCTGCACCCGATTTTATCTATGTTTTGGATACGCAAGGGGTAATTCAACATGTCAACCCCGTAGTGATTGAGCGCTCAGGTTACCGGAGATCCGAGCTAGAAGGTCACCCCTTTGTCAATTTGTTTGCCCCTAAATCCCAGGTTCTTTGCCAGCAGCAATTTTCAGATTTACTAGTCTTAGGGAGTCACCGCCAAGAACTGGAGTTCATGGGCAAAAACGGAGCCATTCTGACGGTAGATTGCTCATTTAAGGTTGTTAAAGATCCACTGGGACAAAAGTCTATTTTGGTAGTACAGCGCGATATTAGCGATCGCAAAGCGCTAGAGCGCATTAAAGACGAATTTATTTCTGTAGTCAGTCACGAATTACGCACGCCTCTAACTTCAATCCACGGATCGATCAAACTACTGGCCACAGGTCAATTGGGTGATTTATCAGATGATGGTCAGCAAATGCTCGATATTGCGGATCAAAATACCGATCGCCTCGTCCGCCTAGTCAGTGATGTGTTGGACCTGCAGCGGATCGAATCAGGGCAAGCCAAGATTTATAAGCAGCTTTGCGATGCAGCGGATTTAATGACCCATGCTACTGACGCAATGCGCAGTATGGCGTACCACCATAATGTCACCTTAAAAAGCACACCCCTCCTAACCATGGTTTGGGCCAATCCAGATTACATGGTGCAAACTCTAACTAATTTACTCAGCAATGCCATTAAGTTTTCCCAGCCCGGTGGAACGGTTGAGTTAGCAGCTGAGCTGCGAATTGAAGAGCGTCGAGCCAAAGGGAGTCCCTCTCCGCCAGAGGGGCAGGACACCCACTTTCCCATCACTATTAAACACACCGAACTGTGGTTTCAAGTAATTGACCAGGGCCAAGGCATTCCTGCTGATAAACTGGAAAGCGTTTTTGAGCGCTTCCAGCAAGTAGATGCTTCAGATGCTCGAGAAAAAGGCGGTACCGGTCTTGGTTTAGCAATCTGCCGCAAAATTGTCGAGCAACATGGTGGCAAAATCTGGGCCGAAAGTGTTTTGGGCCAAGGAAGCTGCTTTTTTGTTGCCTTGCCGATGTCTTGCTGGTTAGTAGAAAAAGCTGAGGTCAGTTAATCGTTGGTCTTCATCCCCCATACTTAGTCCTAATCTATGGCAGAAAAACGCATCCTGATTATTGATGATGAGCAAGCAATTCAAGCTGTAGCCAGCCTCAGTTTAAAGATGGAAGCTGGCTGGAAGGTCATCACCGCCAATTCAGGGGCTGAAGGTATCGCCATTGCCGTCAAGGAGCAACCCGATACTATTTTGCTGGATGTGATGATGCCGATATTGGATGGCATAGAAACCTTCAAACAGCTACAACAAAGTTCTTTAACCCGTAATATCCCGGTTATTTTATTAACGGCTAAAGCTCAAGCAGCGGAACAGCAGCAATTTAAGAGTTTAGGGGTTGCTGGGGTGATTACGAAGCCCTTTAATTCGCTGACCCTAGCTAGCCAAATTGCTAAGGTATTGGGGTGGTCTATTTAGCTCGCTGATTGGCCAAAGGCAGAGTGCTAACCAGAGGAATGAGATTGATATGCAAGCCTTTCCTGGGCTAAATCTCGAATTAAAGGCAATCTAGCGCTGATATAGGCGTTTAAGTCACTAGCATCGACCATTTTTAGGAACTCTTCCCGACGAAGCTGTCGAGACAACCAGTTCACCAAAGCATCATTGTCTAGGGTCAATAAAATATTGGTTTGTGTCTCTTCAATTAATGACCAAAATTTACGGATTGCTTCAGGAGACATGAACCCGGCCTTTAAGATTCTCTTTATATTCATCAGGTTACATGAGAAATTTTGAGGTGAGAGGGATCTGGCGGAAGAAAACATAAAAGTTACATTATGCTCATGAAATAAATTGACTTTCATGTGCAAGCGTAGAGAAATATAAATACTGCTTTTATAGATAAAACTCTGAAAACCCTGCTAAGTATAGGTTTTTTCAATACTTAACCTAATCTTCATTGCGAGTTATTAACAGTAAAATCTCTATCATGAGCGCTATGCAATTTAACAATTCAGGTCGTCCAGATGTT
The Acaryochloris marina S15 genome window above contains:
- a CDS encoding PAS domain S-box protein, with protein sequence MSLPLSAMNLEKHNQRMQLLADVTYKIRQSLDLHEILQTTVTEVRQLLDADRVVMFQIHPDGAGTVVQEAVLPGWSKSINQNIVDTCFGTNFIESYRNGRVSVINNIEEAPITPCHADLLRQFEVKANLVIPIISQGQLWGLLIAHQCSAPRVWQDFEVDLLKQLADQAGIALAQAKLLADLNQAHQQLRFHVENSPLAVIEWDHACRIQRWSAQAERIFGWSAEEVTGRGPDHWFIHTDDLHLFREHVLNLTGHPFPNYSNPDMERLTRNYTKTGDLIDCEWYSSALFDGEGNLVSILSMAQDVSARQQAEVALQQLNRELEMRVEQRTAALQESEQRFRSLFEAAPDFIYVLDTQGVIQHVNPVVIERSGYRRSELEGHPFVNLFAPKSQVLCQQQFSDLLVLGSHRQELEFMGKNGAILTVDCSFKVVKDPLGQKSILVVQRDISDRKALERIKDEFISVVSHELRTPLTSIHGSIKLLATGQLGDLSDDGQQMLDIADQNTDRLVRLVSDVLDLQRIESGQAKIYKQLCDAADLMTHATDAMRSMAYHHNVTLKSTPLLTMVWANPDYMVQTLTNLLSNAIKFSQPGGTVELAAELRIEERRAKGSPSPPEGQDTHFPITIKHTELWFQVIDQGQGIPADKLESVFERFQQVDASDAREKGGTGLGLAICRKIVEQHGGKIWAESVLGQGSCFFVALPMSCWLVEKAEVS
- a CDS encoding response regulator produces the protein MAEKRILIIDDEQAIQAVASLSLKMEAGWKVITANSGAEGIAIAVKEQPDTILLDVMMPILDGIETFKQLQQSSLTRNIPVILLTAKAQAAEQQQFKSLGVAGVITKPFNSLTLASQIAKVLGWSI